A genomic segment from Rubrobacter tropicus encodes:
- a CDS encoding 3'-5' exonuclease, translated as MNAAREYERVEPEPTLDGFLQEQALYTQQDALTSEGGSVTLMTLHNAKGLEYDHVFVVGMEEGTFPHARSLDEQNLEEERRLAYVGITRAKKTLTLTHAKLRSNWGEREYRMPSRFLSEIPDEYKSGAVPTGSAAGRGGWGVASFGRSGGGGFQKAASAGVDYSAGETVRHAKFGVGQVVEAGGGKVVVRFGAEEKTFIPEMAPLSKV; from the coding sequence ATAAACGCGGCCCGCGAGTACGAGCGGGTCGAGCCCGAGCCCACGCTCGACGGCTTTTTGCAGGAGCAGGCGCTCTACACCCAGCAGGACGCCCTCACCTCTGAGGGGGGGAGCGTTACGCTGATGACGCTGCACAACGCGAAGGGGCTGGAGTACGACCACGTGTTCGTGGTCGGGATGGAGGAGGGGACGTTCCCGCACGCGCGTTCCCTGGACGAGCAGAACCTGGAGGAGGAGCGCAGGCTCGCTTACGTCGGCATCACGCGGGCCAAGAAGACGCTCACGCTCACGCACGCCAAGCTCAGGAGCAACTGGGGCGAGCGGGAGTACAGGATGCCTTCCCGTTTCCTGTCGGAGATCCCGGACGAGTACAAGTCCGGCGCGGTGCCGACCGGGTCGGCCGCGGGACGCGGCGGCTGGGGGGTGGCCTCGTTCGGGCGGAGCGGCGGGGGAGGGTTCCAGAAGGCCGCGTCCGCCGGGGTCGACTACAGCGCCGGGGAGACCGTCAGGCACGCCAAGTTCGGGGTCGGGCAGGTGGTCGAGGCTGGCGGTGGGAAGGTCGTCGTCAGGTTCGGGGCGGAGGAGAAGACCTTTATCCCCGAGATGGCCCCGTTGAGCAAGGTGTGA
- a CDS encoding CBS domain-containing protein, with translation MPHVYVTGHKNPDTDTIASAIGYAEFKNLVDPENEYAPARLGDVNPQTEWALEKSGARSPKKIRHIMLRVKDVMARDVAIAHKYDPLRNVGLTMAQRNISQLPVVDDDGSLVGIITERNLARMYVRESRGASSFKDSPVSVGRWSRCSKGSCSPGRTARARGSCG, from the coding sequence ATGCCTCACGTCTACGTTACAGGACACAAGAACCCGGACACCGACACCATAGCGTCGGCCATCGGGTACGCGGAGTTCAAGAACCTCGTCGACCCCGAAAACGAGTACGCGCCGGCCCGGCTGGGCGACGTCAACCCGCAGACCGAGTGGGCTTTAGAGAAGAGCGGGGCGAGATCCCCGAAGAAGATCCGGCACATCATGCTCCGCGTGAAGGACGTTATGGCCCGCGACGTGGCCATCGCCCACAAGTACGATCCGCTTCGCAACGTGGGACTTACGATGGCCCAGCGCAACATAAGCCAGCTTCCCGTGGTGGACGATGACGGCTCGCTCGTCGGCATCATCACCGAGCGGAACCTGGCGCGCATGTACGTCAGGGAGTCGAGGGGGGCCTCCTCCTTCAAGGACAGCCCGGTGAGCGTGGGGCGATGGTCGAGGTGCTCGAAGGGGAGTTGCTCGCCGGGGAGGACCGCGAGAGCTCGGGGCAGCTGTGGGTGA
- a CDS encoding class I SAM-dependent methyltransferase — MWPSAIALARRLSGDDLAGRRTIELGCGVGLATVAAMEGGASVLATDYYEAALDFTRHNARTNVGSSPATSLLDWRAPDVGDHGPFDLVFAADVLYEEGSARALAGLVPGLLKPGGEALFADPGRRWEPLFRELMGEAGFSFETEEATVDVEGQERDVTVLLHRVRGG, encoded by the coding sequence GCCCGCCGCCTCTCGGGCGACGATCTGGCCGGCAGACGAACCATCGAGCTGGGGTGCGGTGTCGGGCTCGCGACCGTCGCCGCGATGGAAGGCGGCGCCAGCGTCCTCGCCACCGATTATTACGAAGCGGCCCTCGACTTTACCCGCCACAACGCCCGGACGAACGTCGGGAGTTCGCCCGCAACCTCCCTGCTCGACTGGCGCGCCCCGGACGTGGGAGACCACGGGCCTTTCGACCTGGTATTCGCGGCCGACGTGCTCTATGAAGAGGGCAGCGCGCGGGCGCTGGCGGGCCTCGTGCCCGGGCTGTTGAAACCCGGTGGCGAGGCGCTCTTCGCCGACCCCGGTCGCAGGTGGGAGCCGCTCTTCAGGGAGCTTATGGGGGAGGCCGGTTTTTCCTTCGAGACGGAGGAGGCGACGGTCGACGTCGAAGGGCAGGAGAGGGACGTCACGGTGCTGCTGCACCGGGTCCGCGGGGGGTGA
- a CDS encoding putative manganese-dependent inorganic diphosphatase: MVEVLEGELLAGEDRESSGQLWVISMGVDSMGKSMKQGDIVVVGDRPEAQRRAIELGAGVVVISNGVRPEDEVLEMAGEQGTTVVLSPLDSYVTSRLIQLSVPCWEVMSENPLTVHPDDLLTEITEQVMEVHYRAAVVVDENKVPIGVVTRTDLLNPKPRRVLLVDHAEIGQSVKGVEKADVVEILDHHHVGDIETTSPILATFDPVGSTATLIVERFKAAGLRPEESTAKMLLAAILSDTVILNSPTTTDRDREVVKVLEELLDLDAEDFGREMFEASSDVSDLAAEEIVNRDAKEYGTSSGDKVSVSQIETVGTGLLERKDDLLEALEGLRAQNNYVFSALMVTDITEGGTQLLCVGNCTPVEKAFDARAREGAIDLPGVMSRKKQVAPALLAIL, translated from the coding sequence ATGGTCGAGGTGCTCGAAGGGGAGTTGCTCGCCGGGGAGGACCGCGAGAGCTCGGGGCAGCTGTGGGTGATCTCGATGGGCGTGGACTCGATGGGCAAATCGATGAAACAGGGCGACATAGTGGTCGTCGGGGACCGGCCCGAGGCCCAGAGGCGGGCGATAGAGCTCGGGGCGGGCGTCGTCGTGATCTCCAACGGGGTAAGGCCCGAGGACGAGGTACTCGAGATGGCCGGGGAGCAGGGGACCACGGTGGTCCTCTCGCCGCTGGACTCCTACGTCACGAGCCGCCTCATACAGCTCTCCGTGCCGTGCTGGGAGGTGATGAGCGAGAACCCCCTGACGGTCCACCCGGACGACCTCCTGACCGAGATAACCGAGCAGGTGATGGAGGTCCACTACCGCGCGGCGGTCGTCGTCGACGAGAACAAGGTGCCGATCGGCGTCGTCACCAGGACCGACCTCTTGAACCCGAAGCCCAGGCGCGTGTTGCTGGTCGACCACGCGGAGATCGGCCAGAGCGTCAAGGGCGTCGAGAAGGCCGACGTCGTGGAGATCCTGGACCACCACCACGTCGGCGACATAGAGACGACCTCCCCCATACTGGCCACCTTCGACCCCGTGGGCTCCACGGCGACCCTCATAGTCGAGCGCTTCAAGGCCGCCGGCCTGCGCCCCGAGGAATCAACCGCGAAGATGCTGCTGGCGGCCATCCTCTCCGACACCGTGATCCTCAACTCCCCGACAACCACCGACCGCGACCGCGAGGTCGTCAAGGTCCTGGAAGAGCTGCTGGACCTCGACGCGGAAGACTTCGGCCGGGAGATGTTCGAGGCTTCCTCGGACGTGTCGGACCTCGCGGCCGAGGAGATCGTCAACCGCGACGCCAAGGAGTACGGGACGAGCTCCGGCGACAAGGTGAGCGTCTCCCAGATAGAGACCGTCGGCACGGGCCTCCTCGAACGCAAGGACGATCTCCTCGAAGCCCTCGAAGGGCTCCGCGCCCAGAACAACTACGTGTTCTCCGCGCTGATGGTCACGGACATAACCGAGGGCGGTACGCAACTGCTCTGCGTCGGGAACTGCACCCCCGTCGAGAAGGCCTTCGACGCCCGGGCAAGAGAGGGCGCCATAGACCTGCCCGGCGTAATGAGCCGCAAAAAGCAGGTGGCGCCAGCGTTGCTGGCGATTTTGTAG
- a CDS encoding ATP-dependent helicase gives MLLESLNPTQLDAVESTEGPLLILAGAGSGKTRVLTHRVAYLIDQGLAAPEEILAITFTNKAAREMKERVALLVGPDSRKMWVSTFHAFCARILRVHAEKLGYKREFTIYDGADQVRLVKRCIVELGKDPKRFNPRSFQAQISSAKNVLMSPDDFLRNTEGYIAENVAEVYDLYQRRLYENNAMDFDDLIMQTVALLELFPEVRDRYQTRFKYVHVDEYQDTNHAQYRLVNTLAAKHRNLCVVGDDDQSVYSWRGADIRNILDFERDYPEAKVVKLEQNYRSTQTILDAANAVVANNASRKAKELWTAGGEGERIRVFAATDEYAEARFVVAEIEKLTGRGASPRDIAAFYRTNAQSRALEDVLVREGVPYQIVGGVRFYERAEIKDAMAYLAVVSNPADSVGLERIINVPKRGLGNTSVAKLQDHARRNEISLYETLAEASAAGLAGKAAKACASLRGLFEGWRVAAREVPPAELIGAVLDESGYRGSSRPRTLSSPSPGWRTSKS, from the coding sequence ATGCTTCTGGAATCCTTAAACCCGACGCAACTAGACGCCGTAGAGAGCACAGAGGGTCCGCTACTGATCCTGGCCGGCGCCGGCAGCGGGAAGACCCGCGTGCTCACCCACCGCGTCGCCTACCTCATCGACCAGGGGCTGGCCGCGCCCGAGGAGATCCTCGCCATAACCTTCACCAACAAGGCGGCCCGCGAGATGAAGGAGCGCGTGGCCCTCCTCGTGGGACCGGATTCGAGGAAGATGTGGGTCTCGACTTTCCACGCCTTCTGCGCCCGCATCCTCAGGGTCCACGCCGAGAAACTCGGCTACAAGCGCGAGTTCACCATCTACGACGGCGCGGACCAGGTCCGCCTCGTAAAACGGTGCATCGTCGAACTCGGCAAGGACCCCAAAAGGTTCAACCCGCGCTCCTTCCAGGCCCAGATAAGCTCCGCCAAGAACGTCCTGATGTCGCCCGACGACTTTCTCCGCAACACCGAAGGCTACATCGCCGAGAACGTCGCCGAGGTCTACGACCTCTACCAGCGCCGCCTCTACGAGAACAACGCGATGGACTTCGACGACCTCATCATGCAGACCGTCGCCCTGCTCGAACTCTTCCCCGAGGTCCGCGACCGCTACCAGACCCGCTTCAAGTACGTCCACGTAGACGAGTATCAGGACACAAACCACGCCCAGTACCGCCTCGTCAACACCCTCGCAGCAAAACATCGTAACTTATGTGTCGTTGGCGATGACGATCAGTCAGTGTACAGCTGGCGCGGAGCGGATATTCGGAACATCCTCGACTTCGAGCGGGACTATCCCGAGGCGAAGGTGGTGAAGCTGGAGCAGAACTACCGTTCCACGCAGACCATTTTGGACGCGGCGAACGCGGTTGTGGCGAACAACGCCTCGCGCAAGGCCAAAGAGCTCTGGACGGCAGGGGGCGAGGGGGAGCGCATTCGGGTGTTCGCGGCCACGGACGAGTACGCGGAGGCGCGGTTCGTCGTGGCGGAGATCGAGAAGCTGACGGGGCGGGGGGCTTCGCCGCGGGACATCGCGGCGTTCTACAGGACCAACGCCCAGAGCCGGGCCTTGGAGGACGTGCTCGTGCGGGAGGGGGTTCCGTACCAGATCGTCGGCGGGGTCCGCTTCTACGAGCGGGCCGAGATCAAGGACGCCATGGCCTACCTCGCCGTCGTCTCCAACCCCGCGGACTCGGTAGGGCTGGAACGGATAATAAACGTCCCGAAACGGGGCCTCGGCAACACTTCCGTGGCGAAGCTCCAGGACCACGCCCGCCGCAACGAGATCTCCCTGTACGAGACGTTGGCCGAAGCCTCTGCTGCGGGTCTGGCCGGAAAGGCGGCGAAGGCGTGCGCGTCCTTACGGGGGCTGTTCGAGGGCTGGCGGGTCGCGGCGCGGGAGGTGCCGCCGGCCGAGCTTATCGGGGCGGTCCTGGACGAGTCCGGGTACCGGGGGAGCTCAAGGCCGAGAACACTATCGAGTCCGAGTCCAGGCTGGAGAACCTCGAAGAGCTAA